A genomic region of Trifolium pratense cultivar HEN17-A07 linkage group LG3, ARS_RC_1.1, whole genome shotgun sequence contains the following coding sequences:
- the LOC123918364 gene encoding importin-5-like: MESEFPLELQSETFKVLSSNDDTAMETLFTNLYNNNNQHHQNQNRSKSLTFLQCCKHHHPDLLMIKLFYLLTSSPQIPTRTNAARALNFINPAHLWPKLRPQAQSRLQAHFIKYLTSETSIQVLRLASLILSQTISVIYQNQNHHQHWKEILDFLFSSVNSNDEKLLEFSLLVFASLSQDCRLNLSKYLNDAVKVLHSSFLSSLANSTNPNVQVASFGAVVNLIQFFSEPSLFHELLRAMMVAVFSLLHGYEKSYFKTAFGELIKLVSAEPGLLKPYMSDMVLDSLQIAENNGVSDETRRLAFELVMAMTELKECDQMMMNLPYETVVRLFIVPVKTLVLSVEDKFDKEEKGKGVTDGENEKVVDDDDDVYEFGIKCLKKLCVSFEERKVVDVCYELLMKHYLDSADWKMRHAGITLLTVIAKEISDEMVLMENFLGEIVTKILKLFQDSHVQVRLAAFTLMEMPINFVQAAQILYHHRFVHAFTIALGSDQDNKVKEQVASAMLFFLKNTLPDSLALFPNVDTLMNKLLSMIKDKGNAKQRSIALSTFNLVAQRCHEVVHKYFANYLLILLEACSDRSSEIKEEAARGIRICAELGSPSFKPFINMILSELSNLMKDPSRSISENAKACDVAVSAIGRICECHRDSIDRSLIVPVWLSFLPLKDDLVEAKIMHDQLCLMVGRLDKDLLGPGNQNLVKIITVFLEVIEKGDKLATTQTINHINNLLRQFGQNIPPSVFETILLSLNPQQRELLLPFVSSF, translated from the exons ATGGAATCTGAATTCCCACTGGAATTACAATCCGAAACATTCAAAGTCCTAAGTTCCAACGATGACACCGCCATGGAAACTCTCTTCACAAACCTCTACAACAATAACAATCAACATCACCAAAATCAAAACCGATCTAAATCACTCACATTTCTCCAATGTTGTAAACACCATCACCCTGATCTTCTCATGATCAAACTTTTTTACCTTCTAACTTCTTCCCCACAAATCCCCACGCGCACAAACGCCGCACGCGCTCTTAATTTCATCAACCCGGCCCATCTCTGGCCCAAACTTCGCCCTCAGGCCCAATCTCGTCTCCAGGCCCATTTCATAAAATATCTTACGTCAGAAACTTCAATTCAAGTCCTTCGACTTGCGTCACTAATTCTCTCACAAACGATTTCCGTTatttatcaaaatcaaaatcatcatcaacattggAAAGAAATTCTcgattttcttttctcttccgTTAATTCTAACGACGAGAAGCTTCTAGAATTTTCTCTTTTAGTCTTCGCTTCACTTTCACAAGATTGCCgtttaaatttatcaaaatatctaAACGACGCCGTTAAAGTTCTTCATTCATCGTTTTTATCTTCACTTGCGAATTCAACAAACCCTAACGTTCAAGTTGCGTCGTTTGGTGCAGTTGtgaatttgattcaatttttttctgaACCTTCGCTTTTTCACGAACTTTTAAGAGCGATGATGGTTGCTGTGTTTTCATTGTTGCATGGTTACGAAAAAAGCTATTTCAAAACCGCGTTTGGTGAATTGATTAAGCTTGTTTCTGCTGAACCTGGTTTGTTGAAGCCTTATATGAGTGATATGGTTCTTGATTCTCTTCAGATCGCCGAGAATAATGGTGTTAGCGATGAAACACGTCGGTTGGCTTTTGAATTGGTTATGGCGATGACGGAGTTGAAGGAATGTGATcagatgatgatgaatttgCCCTATGAGACGGTTGTTAGGTTATTTATTGTTCCGGTGAAGACGTTGGTTTTGTCGGTTGAAGATAAATTCGATAAAGAAGAGAAAGGAAAAGGTGTTACAGATGGTGAGAATGAAAaggttgttgatgatgatgatgatgtgtaTGAATTTGGAATAAAGTGTTTGAAGAAACTTTGTGTTTCATTTGAAGAGAGAAAAGTTGTGGATGTTTGTTATGAATTGTTGATGAAACATTACTTGGATTCAGCAGATTGGAAAATGAGACATGCAGGGATTACATTGCTTACTGTGATTGCTAAAGAGATCTCTGATGAAATG GTATTGATGGAAAATTTTCTAGGTGAAATAGTAACcaaaattttgaagctattCCAAGACTCCCATGTTCAAGTTCGGTTGGCAGCTTTTACTTTGATGGAGATGCCTATAAACTTTGTCCAAGCTGCTCAAATTCTTTATCATCATAGGTTTGTGCATGCTTTTACCATTGCACTTGGTAGTGATCAGGACAATAAAGTGAAG GAACAAGTTGCCTCAGCAATGTTATTCTTTCTAAAGAATACTCTTCCAGATAGCCTAGCATTATTCCCGAATGTGGATACTTTAATGAACAAATTGTTATCAATGATTAAG GATAAAGGAAATGCTAAGCAAAGAAGTATTGCTTTGTCAACTTTTAATTTAGTTGCACAACGATGTCATGAAGTAGTTCACAA GTATTTTGCAAATTACCTTCTGATCTTACTGGAAGCATGCAGTGACAGAAGTTCTGAAATCAAAGAG GAGGCAGCAAGGGGAATTCGAATTTGTGCCGAGTTGGGATCACCAAGTTTCAAGCCTTTTATCAATA TGATATTGTCGGAACTCAGCAATTTAATGAAAGATCCCAGTCGATCAATTTCAGAGAATGCAAAAGCATGTGATGTTGCAGTTTCTGCTATAGGAAGAATTTGTGAATGCCATCGTGATAGCATCGATCGCTCTTTG ATTGTTCCTGTCTGGTTAAGTTTCTTGCCACTTAAAGATGATTTGGTTGAAGCCAAAATAATGCATGATCAACTATGTTTGATGGTTGGAAG GTTAGATAAGGATCTTTTAGGACCTGGAAATCAAAACCTTGTTAAGATTATAACAGTGTTTCTTGAA GTTATTGAGAAGGGTGACAAATTGGCTACAACACAAACAATCAACCATATTAATAATTTGCTGAGACAGTTTGGTCAGAACATTCCTCCTAGTGTGTTTGAGACGATCTTACTGTCGTTGAATCCTCAACAACGAGAATTATTATTGCCATTTGTATCATCATTCTAG